The Stieleria maiorica genome includes the window AACGCGTGCGCTTCGCGGCCGTTCTCGTTCAGAAAACGCGCCACCGCGGCGGTGTAGCCATGTGTCGCCCAGACGGTCTCCGGATCGCACTGGTCGATCGCTTCCAGCAACGATTGCCAATCGACGTGGTCGCTGGCAACAAATCCTCGATCCATTGCCCGCCGTCGCCTCGATCCACGCACCGCCATCCAACCGCTGGCCATCGCGGTGCTGATGCGGCCGAACCGCCTGATCCATGGTGTCCCGTGTGCACTCGGAACCGCCACGACCATCGCCCCGCTCCAATCCGGTTTCCCCTCGACGCTGCCGACATAGCGAGTCTCCGGCAACGCCACGCCGGTCTGGCGATAGGCTTGCGTTCCCTTTTCGACCGCGCCATGGGTGAAGATTGGCCCCAGGCTCGGATCCAAGCCCGCCAACAACGATTGGCTTTTGCCGACCGCATACCCGTACAACACGCAACACTTTCCGTCGTCGCGACAGCGCCGCCACCAACGATTGATTTCATCACGAACGCAGTCCGCCGGAGGCCACCGATAGATCGGCAAGCCGAAGGTTGTTTCGGTCACCATCAAATGACATTTGACCGGTTCCCAGGGCTGGCAAGTAGGATCTTGACTCAGCTTGTAATCACCTGTCACCACCGCGATCTTGCCGCGATACTCCAAGCGAACTTGGGCCGAGCCGAGCATATGGCCGGCAGGGTGAAAGCTGACGCGAACACCACCGATCAGAATCGATTCGCCATACGGAAGGAACTGAAACTCCGCCTCCTCGCTCAGCCTCATTCGCAATAGCGTTTCGCTCGGTGCGGCAGCGAGATAGCGGCGACACCCCCACCGTGCGTGATCGCTGTGGGCGTGTGTGACGATGGCACGATCGACCGGTCGCGTCGGGTCGACATAGAAGTCGCCCGCCTCGCAGTACAACCCTCTGGACGTCGGCCGTAGCAAGGGTGCGAAAGTCACCGCCACCGGGGTGCGGCGCGACCGCCGCTCGTGATTTGATGTCGGACGGTTCACGCCAAAATCTGTTTCAATCGTTGCACCGCTGGAATGCGGTTGATCACTGACGGACTGGGAAACCTCTCCCCACATTCATGTTAGCGAACGAAGCAGGGGGCCGAGAGCGAATCGGAAATGCCGAACGCCCATCAATAAACCGATGCCCGAGCGAACACCGAATCCCAGCGAACCGACAGGCTGACCCTTGATCCAAAGATCGAGCCTGTTTTCCGTTCGTACCAGCACTTTCCCGGTCTGTTTGAGACGCGATCGAAGCGAGGCTCCGGGACCCGTATGGCGGGCCGCATAGACAAGCGAACGCATGTCTGGGAAGTCGACGACGATCGATTCCGGCCCCGCAGAAACCGAAAAACGGTGTCCGTCGACCTCGCATTGGACCGAACCCGCCACCGTCAGCGACCTGCGATGACTCACCTTCACCCCGCTTGGCCGTTGATGCCGTCGCGGGTCGAGATGCGGAGCGTTCCGTTCATCTTCCAATGGGCGCTCGGTGCATTCGGCGCCGTCGAACTGGGAACGTTCAACTCAAAATTGTCAAACGAATAGCTGATTTCCGCGTTGCGACCGGTCAGCTTGTCATACAAACCGATTGCCAATTCGGGCCAGTTCTTCGTGTCGTTTGTTTCAGCCATGTGCTTTCTCCGTGTTTAGTTGTCTGACGTAACAGTGATTTTCGTTACCCGGCGGAACTTTAGTGCTGGGTCAACTCTCGATGCCGGGGGAAATCAGAGGTAGCGGAACTCGCCAAGAGTTTCGTTCCCCGGCGAATCGCCGAATCGTGTCTGACGGGCTGCACGATGACGCGCTGCGGTAACCCGACGCACAACAACCCGACGCACAACCATTCTCCATCCACTACAGTTCCCCACGGTTCCAAGGCCTTCTGGGCCGCTCGATTTCCCGCCCGAGGTAACGACGTTGATCCTGGCCATCCTTCCCAATCAATTGTTCTCCGATCACCCGGGGCTGCGCGAGAAACCGTCGAAGGTCGTCTTGCTGGAAGACGCGCTGTTTTTCGGCGACTGGCGTTATCCGGCCAAGTTCCACAAACAGAAACTTTGGCTGCATCGTGCTTCGATGAAACGCTACGAATCCGAAGTGAAGGACAAAGGGTTTTCCACGCAGTACGTCGACTATGACAAAGACAGTCCCAAGCTCGTCGATCAACTCCAAAAGGCGATGTCGCCAGAAGAACGCAAGGGCGAAACTCTTGCGATCGCACATCCCACCGATTTCATCTTCGAAAAGCGACTGCGCGCGGCTTGTGACGAGTTGCAAATGGAATTAAAGATTCTCCCCAACCCCGGTTTCCTGAACACGCCGGAGCAGAACAACGAGTACCGATCCGACAAAAGCCGCTGGTTCATGGCAGACTTCTACAAATGGCAACGGAAACGACTGGACGTCTTGATGGACGGTGACGATCCGGTCGGCGATCAGTGGAGTTTCGACGAGGACAATCGCAAGAAGGTCCCCAAGGAACTGCTTTCATCGCTTCCGCCGATCCCGAATCCCAAACGTGACGCGATCGACGAAGAAGCAGTCAACTATGTCCAAGAGCATTTCGGAGACCATCCGGGGGAAATTGACACCCTTTATTACCCGACGTCCCGAGCTTCGGCGCGGTATTGGCTGAGTCAGTTTTTGGAAAAGCGACTGGGCAACTTTGGCGACTATGAAGACGCGATCGTCCAGGGTGAATCGTGGCTCTGGCACAGCGTGCTGACGCCTACGCTGAACATCGGACTGCTGACGCCGGACGAAGTGCTGCGAAAAACGTTGTCATTCGCCGAGGACCATGACGTGCCGCTGAATTCGCTGGAAGGGTTCGTGCGTCAAATCATCGGGTGGCGGGAGTTTATTCGCGCGACCTATCAAGACTTGGGCGTCAAATTGCGAACGACCAACCACTGGAAACATCACCGGCCGATGCCGGCGTGTTTCTACGACGCGACGACGGGCATCGAGCCGATCGACGAAACGATTCGGCGCGTCTTGCAAACCGGATATTGCCACCACATCGAACGGCTGATGGTGCTGGGTGGATTCATGTTTCTTTGCGAAATCGATCCCGACGACATCTATCGCTGGTTCATGGAAATGTTCGTCGACAGCTATGACTGGGTGATGGTGCCCAACGCGTATGCGATGAGTCAAAACGCCGACGGCGGGCTGATCACGACCAAACCTTACTTTTCCGGATCGTCCTACATCAAGAAAATGAGCCACTACAAGTCGGCACCGTGGTGCGACACATGGGACGGACTTTACTGGCGATGGATCTGGAACCACACCGAAGAACTGGGAAAAAATCCCCGCTGGGCGATGATGTGCAGCATGGCGGAAAAGATGGACCAGCAGAAGCGCGATCAGCACCTCGAGAACGCGGAGCGGTTTCTGGAGGGTCTGGAGTAGGCGTTGGTGTCTAGCCTTCAGGCGACCGCTTTTCTGAGTGCACTCGCCCTTCCGGGCCGTCGCCCCTAGAACTCACCGCGACGACCTAAAAAGGACGTCGTAATTTCAGACCGCTCATCCGGGGCTAACATTTGATGAGGCGATCGCAATGGAGTACCGTAGGTGCTTCCTTTGCCTCACGTACGCTCGCGTTCATCGAGACCTTTTCCGTGATTCCACTTCGCTTGCTCGCCGTCCTTGGGATTGCACTGCTATCCCTCCAATCTTCCAGTTCCGCGGCGATCATCAACGGACTGGATCCGACGCGACATGATCGATTCTCCAGCGACGGCTCGATCAACCCGACGTTTCTGATGGACGAATCGCAGCTTTCCGGTGTGGCGTTGCAACGCGCCGTGTTGATCACCCCGCGTCACTATGTGTCCGCCGCGCATGTTCACACCCCTGAAGTGACCTTCCGCGGCACCGATGGAATTGAACGGACCTATCAATCGACGAGTGCACAGGACTTGACCACATCGCTCCCCGGCCAAGGGCCCGTCGGCAGCGACATCCGTGTTTACACGCTCGCCTCGGACGTCGACCCAAGCATCGTGCCAGTTCCGATCGTGGTAGGAGATCTGAACGTCTTGATCGGACAGACGTTTTTCGCCATGGACAACCAGATGCGGGCCGGTCGCAACGTGATCGATGCGATTGATATCGCGGAGTTTGATTCCGGTGGCGGCGACACCTGGACCATTCGGTTTTCTTACGATACCGACGCCAACGGCGGGACGGGTGGCTTGGGCCGTGACGAGATCGGACTGCTCGGCGGCGATTCTGGCAACGCCGCGCTAATTGAGATCGACGGTCAGTTGGGGCTGATCGGCACGCACATGGGAATCGAGGTCCCGGAGGGCTCGAGCGCTCCGGCGGGCGATCGCTACGACAGTTTTTCAACACTCGTCGGGGCCTACGAAGACCAGTTGGCCGACCTGGTCGCCGCCGACGGTCAATCGTTTGGAACCATCACGGTGGTCGCGATCCCCGAACCGACGTCGCTAGCTTTTTTGATCGGCGTGTTTGCGTCGGGTGGGCTAATGCGACGACGCGGGCGTCGATGACTTGAGAAGATGCACGGGGAAAGGCCTCCAGCGTGTCATCAGCTGTCTCGACGAGCCCGAAAGCCTGACTCTTTGGGTACTACTCAGTCGCGCCGTCCGTCACACGGAGGGTGACGATGGAGGCCGTATCGGGCTGGTCGTCGGCGTTACGGACCAGCAACAACCCGCCGTCGGGGTCAAACGCGGTGGCGCTGGGCAGGCCGAGTTGAAAGTTCTGCAATCGAATCCCGCTGTCGGCCGACCACAGCGCCGCCTCGCCGCTTCCGTCGACGAGCGAGAGGTGAGTGCCATCGGGATGGAGTGCCATCCAAAACACGTAGTTGCCGTTGTCGATTTTGGTCACCGGCGTCCAGCTGGCCGAATCGAAAACCGTCGTCACGTAGGGATAATACTCGCGTGACCCGTGGTACATCGCCACCGCCACTCGGTCGTGATTGCGACTGAACGTGTATGCGAGTGTCTGGCAATCTTCGTGCCCGATGACCTCGTGGACGATTTTGCCGGACCCGATGTCCCAAACACAAAGATGCGATTGGTCGCCATCGGAGTCAGCCGGCCCGATCAACTGATTCTCCGACGGATGAAACACGAACCGATCGTCGTTGGCGGTGCCCGCGGTACGTTCCATCTCGATCAACGGCAGCCCCGTTTCACATTCGAACACCCAAATCCCGGGGTCTTGATCGGGCTCCTGGACCGACGTCGCGACGCGGGATCCGTCGGGGCTGACCGCGACGTATCGCCGCGATTGCAGTCGCACATCGGGCAGTGTGATCGTTGTGACCTCGCGTGAATCACGCAGATCCCAAACGCGAACCTCCGTCGCACCGGCGGCGGCCAGGAAGTTTCCGTCGCGGCTGAACTCAAGGGACGGAGGTGTGCGTGAATTGGAAATGACCAAGGGCCCCGCCTTGGCCGTTCCCGACGGGACATCGATGACCGTGATCTGTGTTTGCTGGCCCTCATCGTCCTCCGCGGCCCTGGTTGAAATGAATGCGGCGGACTGTCCGTCAGCCGAGAACGCCAGCACGGGACGTGGACCGACGTCGGGCAGCGAGATCAACGGCAGCGTCAATGCCCGTGTGGATTCCAGGTTGTATTTTTGGAATCGAAGTGTCTCCATCGGGGGGAGAATCATCCAGACAACCAAGGCCAAAACGGCGATGGAAATGACGGCAAAGCGGAGCATGGAAAGCGGGGACCGTCCCTTGCCGGACGCCGAAGCTGTCGAATTCATGGTCGTTCTCGAACGGGCGTAAAAGTGGGAGAGGAGCAATCAGAGCATCGCGAGCGCACGCGTGCAACCGTCCGCGCGCTGGTGTCTAAGGCTTTAGGGACCGTCCAGCTTAGGGCGATCGTTTTCTGGTGTACCATGGCCCTTCCGGGCCGTCGCCCGTGGGGCTCTGCGCGACGACCTAGAAAGGACGTCATACCCCCTCCGCCGCCCACCCCTTACCCGATCAGTCAGATCATTCGGATTTGTCGCGTTTTGCCTCAGCCCCAAGCTGGACGGTCCCCTTAGCTGTGTCTCAGATTCTCGTCGGACAACCATCCGCTGATCGCATCTGGCACCCATCCCAATTCTTCCTATATTGTGGGATTGATCGTTCTTTCACCGCCTTCTTAGAGTTTTGAAATGGCTGCGCTGATCATGATCGTCTCCGCTGCGGCGATCATTTTGCTCGTCAAGTACGGGCTGCTGCGTGGCATCGACCACATCGCCAGTGCGATGAACTGGAGCGCCAAGGCGCGCGGCCAGCTGACCGGATACGCGACGTCGGTTCCCGAATTTGTGTGCTTGGTCGCCGCGGGCTTGGCCGGGGTCTGGGAAGCGGGACTGTGGAACATCGCCAGCTCCAACATCATCAACGTCGTTCTGATGCTGTTGGCGGTAGGCTTTTATCGACAATTCGGCAAGCTGTTTAACATCCGGTTTCTCGATGAAATCATCTTCGCCGGACTCGCCGTCGCGGTCCCGATCGTCTTGATGCGATTCGGCATGGACAGCCAGTGGTACCTGATCCCGATTTTGCTGGGTTTCTTCGTCGTCTATCGGTTTGTGGATATCCGCATCAATCGCGGCGTACACCATGAAAACGTGGGCACCGATGCGGTCGGCAACCTTCATCTGGGGATCACGATCGGCGTGACCACGCTGATCGCGATCGGGGTCGCCGGGATCTTTTTGGGCGATGCGACCAAAACCGTGGTCGAGGAACTGAAAGTGCATCCGGCCATCGCCGGCTGGATTCTTGGGGTCGTCACCAGCATCCCGGAAATGGTCAGCTTCTTCGCCGTTTACGCGGCCTCCAAACGCGACGGTCAATTGGGCCAGCTCAATGACACCCAGGAAGCCCTGGATAACCTGACCGGTTCCAACATGGCCAACGTCGGTTTCGTCTACCCGATCGGCCTGCTCGCCTATTTACTCGCCCTGTCGTTCTGGGCCGGTTAGCGACAAACGGACAGGCTTCCAGCCGTCGAGCGCCGCATGGCTTTCGATTGGCTTTGCAGTCACCGTCCTCTCCGAGGTCGGCGCGGCGCAACGCTTCGCTTTATCGCACGCGCCGAGTTCGGAGAACACGGCGACTGTCGCGCACCTGTCGCTGCTCCCTTAGCAACCAATGTGATCGCCCAGAGATCAAGCGCGGCGACAGTCTCCGTTGACGTCTGTCACAAACGGCGACCGGTACATCAGTTGCTCCATTGACCACGCCATCAATCATCCAGCACGTGGTCAACGTCCCCGCCAGCGGAATCCCCATGCCCACCACCACCCTTTCCCCTGTCCGTCGGTCGCCCCCAGGCCACACGTCCGGTCACCCGAAACGCCGCGGTTTCGCCGAACGGATGTGGTGCGTCTTGAAGGCCTGGATCCAGAACCCGACTGAAGTCGCCACCGTCTGCCCGAGTTCGCCGTTCTTGACGGAACATCTGGCCGATCGCGATTGTGTGCGAACCGCCAGCCGCATCATCGAACTCGGGCCGGGAGACGGTGGTACAACTCAAGCGCTGCTGAAGTCGATGCGGGCCGATGCTCGGCTGCTGGCGGTCGAAAAAACAGACGCGTTCGCGGAATCACTGGGCGCCATCTCCGACCCGCGTCTGACCTTGGAATTCGCTGATGCCTGTGACTTGATCGATCTCGTGACCAAACACGACTTCGGCAAAGCCGATGTGGCTGTCTCGGGGATCCCCTTTAGCCAGCTGCCGCCGATGGTAGCCAAGCGGATCACCCAATCGGTCCACGAAGTCCTTCGTCCGGGAGGCGTCTTCATCGCATATCAGGTGGTTTCCGACGTGAAAGACTATGCCCGCCCGCTGTTCGGTCCCCCAAAAACCGAAATCGTCCCGATGAACCTGCCGCCGCTACAATTGTTTGTCTGGACGAAAGTCGAACCGGCATGCGATCCGGCCAGCGATTGCTCCTAACCGCACAACGCCGCTTTGACGTAGCTACGCTCGCCAGAGCGTGGCCCCCCCGGTGCCCCACCTTCTAGCGAAGGTAGCTACGTTTGACCGGCGATTTACGATATTTCCCGTGCAAAGTGGCGCTGTCCGGCTACCTGCCGTCACTCAACGGTGGTTTCCCACGTCGGGGCGAGCGTGGCTAAGATAGGTGGCGGTCTCACCGGCCAACGAGTCTCACCGGCCAACCATGGTCTCCCCCTTCGATCACTTCCCGACGTCCACCACATGATCCCTCTCCCTTTTTCGCATCCCCTGCGATTCTCATTCGTTTTGATCCTGCTGGCGGCTGCTCTGCTTTCGCTCTCTGCCGACAACACCCAGGCGGATCGCCCGAATCTTCTGTGGATCTATGTCGATGACATGAGCGACTGGATGGGCTGCTACGGCGACCCGCTGGCCGAAACACCACACATCGACAGCCTGGCCGAGGAAGGTGTCTTGTTCACCCGTGCCTACATGCCGGCGCCGGTTTGTTCGACGACCCGTTCTGCGTTGATCACCGGTACGATGCAAACGACCCACGGTCTGCATCAACATCGCACCATGATCAAAAAACCGTTGCCCGACGACGTGGTGACGGTCCCCGAACTGTTTCGTGACGCCGGCTACCTGACCTTCAACGAGGCCAAGGACGATTACAACTTCCAACGCGATCGCGACACGATGTACTCGCCGGAGTTCAAACGGCCCACCCGGAAACAAGTCAACAGCCACATGATCGGCCGTGACGTTTCTTGGTTGAAACAATTGCAGGGCAAATCGTTCTTCGGCCAAATCCAACTCAAGGGTGGAAAGTTCGAAGGCGAAACGGGATCAAAGTATCCGGCCGCCAGCCGCGTCGCGGAAGCTCAAGTGAATGTGCCGCCGCAGTACCCCGATCATCCCGTGTTCCGCAACGCGATCGCGCGACACTACGAACAGATCGCCGAAACCGACGCGCAGGTCGGCGCCATCATTTCGGCATTGAAAGAGTACGGCCTGTGGGACAACACCGCCGTGTTCTTCTTCACCGACCACGGCAGCCCCCTGCCGCGGGCCAAACAGTTTCTCTACGAGGACGGAACCAAGATTCCGCTGGTCGTCCACTGGCCGGCCGGAACCGACTCAATCACACGTCACGGCAACTCACGATCGGATCTGGTCAGCGGGATCGACATCACGGCCAGTTCACTGGGGCTGGCGGGGATCGAGATCCCGGAATTCATGGAAGGCCGCGATCTGTTCGCCGACGACTTCACGCCCCGCCAGTACGTGATTTCGGCCCGCGACCGGATGGGCAACGCGATCGACCGCATCCGCACCGTCCGCTCACCGCGTTTTCGATACATCCGAAACTACAAAACCGATCGCGCGTTGTACCAGCCGCAATACCGCGAAAACTACCCGACCTTCGTCACGCTTCGCAAACTGCTCGCCGCCGAAAAGCTCAGCAAGCTCCAAGCGTCCTACTACGACGTCGAACATCGCCCGGAAGACGAACTGTACGACCTGACAACCGATCCCCACCAAACGATCAACCTGGCCGACAATCCGGACTACCAATCGGTGCTCCAGGAACATCGTCAGCAATTGCAACAGTGGCAGGACGCGACCGATGACAAGGGACGCTATCCCGAAAGCCGCGAGTCGTTACGACTGGTCTACAAATCGTCAGCGGGAAAATGTGTGAACCCGGAATACGACTTCCTGAAAACGGAGTAAGTGAGTCAATCGTGTAGCGGAACCCGTCAAGAGTTTCGTGCACCCCTGTGAACGAAAATCTTGACGCAATTCTGATTTATTCCGATCACACGTGGGATCAGCCGTTTCGCGCGAGCGTACGGGCCTCCAACACCGTGAAAACGCACTGGCGCCCGTAGGCTCGCGCCAAACGGCTGATTAAATCAACCATTCGTTGACGACTTCCGCTACGAGCAACTTCAGTCGTTTTCCATCCGGACGTTGTCCAAATAAAACGCGCCGTTGCTGCGTGCCGACGCGATGAACCCGACCCAGCGGGTTTCGCTCCAACCAGGATCACACGTCAAATCGTCCACTTCGTGACGTCGACCATCGGGCAAGACAAACGTCGCCCGCCAACGGCCGGCCGAATCTCCTTGCATCGCCTCCATCGTGACATGCAACCAGGTTTCCGCGTCCACGTCGATCAACAGGCGACCGCGGCTGTGCACCGCCGTGCCGCTGAATTGCAAACTGGGTCCGGTTTGGTATGGGTGACCCTTGCTGCGCCATTCGCATGACACCGCGACGGTCGGTTCCAAGCGGATGCGAAAGCTCAAACGTGACTCACCTTGCGTGTAGTGGGGGTCCCAATAGAAGTGGGGATTGAATGCAGCCCGCATGTCCGCCGTATCCTGCACCTTTAAACAACGTCCATCACCATCAGGTGTCGCTACCACGGCGAACGACGACTTTCGGCCTTCGTCGGACAACGTCGCCAGACTGACCAGCGACAACGGGCGGTCGGATTCGAAATCATCGTGGACGTTGATCGGTTGTGGCGGCGGAACTTGATACGGTTCGCGGAAACGCGTTGACGCGGCAAGGTCTTTCCATGCCGGATCGCCCTGAACGCCGGCCGACGCGATGTCGAAAGGGACGAACCCGATCTTGGACGCGGGTGATCCGGGCCGCAGTCGGAAGTCGCGATTGTCGGCATCGACAAACAACGGGTCCGCGATGATCGAATCTTGATCATGCCCCGCGTCGCGCCATTGCTGCCAACTCTTGCCGGCGAAGTCGATCGGTTTGCCACCGGCCCGCCAATACAGGTTGTGGTTCGTTGCGACTTTGGAACCGTTGTTCCATCCGGAATACCCGAGCAATTGACCATCGTCGAAGTAAACCAAATTCCTCTCGAACGTGAACGAGAGGTGGGGTTCGGCGCGTGTCACCGCGACTTGCCCTTCTTCGCTGAACGCCAGGATGTTGTTGCGAACAATGTTTTCGCGGCCATAGTGCTGGTGAAATCCGCCGTCGCGGACGTCGTACACCAAGTTGTTTTCAAACACGATGTGCGAACTGCCTTCGTCGGGATACAGTCCCCATCCGCCATAGCGTGTCGCGTAGACGTCATGGATCACGTTTCCGGCGACTCGCGTGCCTTCCGATGGCCCCAAGGTATAGACGCCGCCCATGTCGCTGAGAATGCGGTACCCGATGTGATGCAGATGATTGAACTCGATGCGGTTGCGTTTCGCGCCGCTGTCGGCGTAGCCCCATCGCCAACCGACCGACACAGCGGTGTAATAAAAATCGGCGATGTCGCAGTGCGTGATCGCATTGTCGCCGCTGTGTCCGATCCAGACCCCGACGGCACACGGCAAGCTGTGCCCACCGCTGTGCAAGATGCAATTGTCGACCGTGATCGCCGACGTGCGCTCCGTTTCAGGCACCAGCCGAGTCTCGCCGATTCGCACGGCGCTGGCGCCGACATCAAACACACGGGTACGCTGGACACGACAATCGCGACACGCCTGGCGAAACCAAAATCCGGTGCCACCGATGTGTTCGACCGCGCAATCGGTAAAGCGGATGTTCCGAGCGCCGTCGAGCTGGATCGCGGTGGCGTCGACGTTCATCGCCGCCTGATTCGGCGGGATGCCTTGCTCGGGAATGCGAAACTCGGTGTGCCGCAGTGTCAGCCCTTCAAAGTGAATGTGTTGGACGCGCCGCTGGGGATCATCGACGTCCCCTCGGAATTCAAACAATCGCGGCAGCTCTGCCGAGAACGCTTCGACCTCGGCAATCGTCTCGCCTTCACGCGGACGATAGAACAACCATCCCTGTCGATCCAAGAACCATTCGCCGGCGGCATCGAGTGCATCGCGATAGTTTTCGAAAAAGTACAAACAATCGCGATTCATCGGATTGTGAGACTTCATCGTAGTGCCATGCGTCGTGAAATAACCTTCACTTGGCGAACACGATTCCAACCATTCACGCGTGGTGTCCCATTTGTGATAGACGACGACTTGGGCATCGCGGAGCGCGTCCTGATCGGTAGCGCCAAGCGACGCCAAATCGCTTGCTCGCGTGGCGAACGTGTGTCTCATCCTTGACGGCGATGATTCCACGGGCGTTTCACCAACGCCCAACAAGCTGAAAAAGTCGCCATCGTTGGGCGTTCTGGCCCGCGTGGCGCGACGTCCGTTGACCCACAGTTGTTCAAACCGCCTTGTGTCTTTGTCCTCCGACTCCGGCACCGCGACGCGCGTCTTCCACAAGCCGGGATGTTCGGAATCCACCTGCCAGCCATCGATCCGCCGCCCGCCGGACAAGACGACTTCGCCGGCGGGATCGCCGAGATAACGCACCGGACGCTCCGGCGATGCACCGGAATCGGACGGAGTAAAGACGATGGTCTGCCCCAAGGAATAGTGACCGGCAGCCAAGTGAACGGTCACCGCCTGATCATCACCGCCAGCCCGAGCGGCACGAACCGCTTGCTGAGCCCGTGCGATCGAGCCGAACGGTTGCTCTGAAGTCCCGGGTTGCGAATCCAACCCCGTGGGAGAAACGTAAACCTGAATCCCCGAATCGTCCGCCACCACACACCTCGCGGCCAACAACACGAACAGGAGTAATGGGTAGCGACAAAGTCGTTCGATCATAGCGATTCTTTCAAACGCGATACGCAGGATTCTGGAGGGTTGGCAAAGTGCGTGCTGGTCGTGCCAGTCGGAGCACCCATCGTGCAATAGGACCAAGAGGACACATACGACATATATGTCCCATCTGTCCTCTTGGTCCTATCGACCGCGGGCCTCTTCACCACAGCGGTTGAACCGAGCGAAACCCCCAAAAAAACCTACCCCAGCAACTCCGCGATCGGTTGACCGCGGTCGGTGATCGGGACCGGGCGGTCGCCGGCGTACAGGTTCTTGCCGTAGTCGACTTGGGCGGCGGCAAAGATCGTCGCGAAGAAGTCGGGCACGCTGACCGGATTGGACACGATCTTTTTTGACAGTTCATCGGTTTCGCCCCAGGCACCGCGGTGGGCCAACCCGCCGCCGGCCAGGATGCAACTGAACGCCGTGCCTTGGTGCCCCCGACCGCCGCCGCTGTCAAACTCCGGTGGACGTCCGAATTCACTGGTGATCACGATCAACGTCTTGTCCAGCAGCTTCTTTTGCTCCAAATCCAAGATCAACGCCGACACCGCCGTGTCCATCTCCTGAATCAATTTGTGCTGTTGCTCGATTCCCGCATTGTGCACGTCCCAACCGGCACCATTGAGAAAGTTCAAGTTGTGCGACACTTCGATAAACCGCACGCCACGCTCCACCAACCGGCGGCTGAGCAAACAGCGC containing:
- a CDS encoding right-handed parallel beta-helix repeat-containing protein — encoded protein: MIERLCRYPLLLFVLLAARCVVADDSGIQVYVSPTGLDSQPGTSEQPFGSIARAQQAVRAARAGGDDQAVTVHLAAGHYSLGQTIVFTPSDSGASPERPVRYLGDPAGEVVLSGGRRIDGWQVDSEHPGLWKTRVAVPESEDKDTRRFEQLWVNGRRATRARTPNDGDFFSLLGVGETPVESSPSRMRHTFATRASDLASLGATDQDALRDAQVVVYHKWDTTREWLESCSPSEGYFTTHGTTMKSHNPMNRDCLYFFENYRDALDAAGEWFLDRQGWLFYRPREGETIAEVEAFSAELPRLFEFRGDVDDPQRRVQHIHFEGLTLRHTEFRIPEQGIPPNQAAMNVDATAIQLDGARNIRFTDCAVEHIGGTGFWFRQACRDCRVQRTRVFDVGASAVRIGETRLVPETERTSAITVDNCILHSGGHSLPCAVGVWIGHSGDNAITHCDIADFYYTAVSVGWRWGYADSGAKRNRIEFNHLHHIGYRILSDMGGVYTLGPSEGTRVAGNVIHDVYATRYGGWGLYPDEGSSHIVFENNLVYDVRDGGFHQHYGRENIVRNNILAFSEEGQVAVTRAEPHLSFTFERNLVYFDDGQLLGYSGWNNGSKVATNHNLYWRAGGKPIDFAGKSWQQWRDAGHDQDSIIADPLFVDADNRDFRLRPGSPASKIGFVPFDIASAGVQGDPAWKDLAASTRFREPYQVPPPQPINVHDDFESDRPLSLVSLATLSDEGRKSSFAVVATPDGDGRCLKVQDTADMRAAFNPHFYWDPHYTQGESRLSFRIRLEPTVAVSCEWRSKGHPYQTGPSLQFSGTAVHSRGRLLIDVDAETWLHVTMEAMQGDSAGRWRATFVLPDGRRHEVDDLTCDPGWSETRWVGFIASARSNGAFYLDNVRMEND